In Daucus carota subsp. sativus chromosome 4, DH1 v3.0, whole genome shotgun sequence, one DNA window encodes the following:
- the LOC108216199 gene encoding small ribosomal subunit protein cS22, producing the protein MATFSSICSPNFLQIPKPLATTQALLPSKVSVNIFHSHPSQFSHKFALSSTLKTTRLSVVAEETAVVTQSSDVAKRLYVGNIPRNLKNDELQKIVEEHGAVDKVEIMFDKYSGRSRRFGFVTMKTVEDANAAIEKLDGTEIGGRVIKVNVTEKPLTIPDFSLLQAEETQFVDSPYKVYVGNLAKEVTSDILKGFFSETANAVSAKVSRVPGTSKSSGYGFVTFSSEEDVETAVSTLNNALLEGQKIRVNKA; encoded by the exons ATGGCTACATTTTCCTCAATTTGCTCACCCAACTTCCTCCAAATCCCAAAACCATTAGCAACTACACAAGCCCTTCTGCCCTCCAAAGTCAGTGTCAACATTTTTCACTCACACCCATCTCAATTTTCTCACAAATTTGCTTTGTCTTCTACTCTCAAGACAACAAGGCTCTCTGTTGTTGCTGAAGAAACTGCTGTGGTCACTCAGTCTTCGGATGTGGCGAAGCGGCTTTATGTTGGCAATATTCCCAGAAATTTGAAGAATGATGAGCTCCAGAAGATTGTTGAAGAGCATGGTGCTGTTGACAAAGTTGAG ATCATGTTTGACAAGTATTCTGGAAGGAGCCGACGATTTGGTTTTGTTACAATGAAAACTGTTGAGGATGCAAATGCTGCGATTGAGAAGCTTGATGGCACA GAAATTGGAGGACGCGTGATCAAAGTAAATGTAACAGAGAAACCCTTGACAATTCCAGATTTTTCACTTCTTCAAGCCGAAGAAACTCAATTTGTTGACAGCCCCTACAAGGTTTACGTTGGTAATCTTGCCAAGGAAGTAACCTCTGACATACTTAAAGGATTCTTCTCTGAGACAGCTAATGCTGTTAGCGCAAAGGTATCTCGAGTGCCAGGAACCTCAAAATCCAGTGGATATGGTTTCGTTACATTCTCTTCGGAGGAGGACGTAGAAACAGCTGTCTCAACTTTAAATAATGCG TTGCTCGAAGGGCAGAAAATCCGTGTAAATAAAGCATAA
- the LOC108216841 gene encoding pentatricopeptide repeat-containing protein At2g17210: MYLPIISRLPNWLSNIKYLSNNAKWEQIFSHYQELTRTQLPLHFMQDPSFIHPILKACQNLSFFTDGYSIHASLIKNGMFESYTSVQNSIMDFYVKARNFEFALAIFDEMKIKDSVSWNVVINGSFNQDGILSNGLFLFSKAVGTGMFEPNVANLVLVIQECRNVYEGLIIHCYVIKRGFCSVSSVQNSLLRFYVVDHGVKVARLLFDEMSDRDVVSWSVMIGGYAQNGESQVALGLFREMVWESQNDVDAQIMVSVLQACISLRNFRVGSLYHGFVLCKGLNFDLFVGNSLIDMYSKYGDLDSALEVFREMPQRNLVSWNSMLSGFVHNKKYVEAISLFCSMSEEDIQVDEVTVVNLLQICKHLLDPYYCQSIHCAVIRRGYELNKLVANSLIDVYSKCNLITHAWLLFSLVKDQDTVTWSTMIAGFTHCGLPEEAIAVFKEMNFVRATPNTITMVNLMEACSSSGELNISKWAHAVAIRRCLASEVVVGTAILDMYAKCGAIDTSRKVFNQISQKNIVTWSAMIAAYGMNGLAHNSLTLFQEMKSQGLKPNEVTTLSILSACSHGGLVEEGISLFRELVQDHDIDLRLEHYSCMVDLLGRSGRLDRAVDLMETMSDTLEPGASAWGAMLSACRRYGNSELGIQAVSQVLQLEPSNSSVYILASNMFAAKGLWNDAARMRLLVKEKGVKVEAGYSLIHVKSKAEKFVAGGTRHLLSHKICYVVEQLHEFMQLDNVDDNIFLCM; this comes from the coding sequence ATGTACCTCCCCATCATCTCAAGACTCCCCAACTGGTTATCAAACATCAAATACTTATCCAATAATGCAAAATGGGAACAAATATTTTCCCACTATCAAGAACTTACAAGAACACAACTACCACTCCATTTCATGCAAGACCCTTCTTTTATTCACCCAATTCTAAAAGCTTGTCAAAATCTCTCCTTTTTTACTGATGGGTACTCAATTCATGCATCTTTAATCAAGAATGGAATGTTTGAATCATACACTTCTGTTCAGAACTCAATAATGGACTTTTATGTTAAAGCTAGAAACTTTGAGTTTGCTTTAGCTATTTTTGATGAAATGAAGATTAAAGATTCTGTTTCTTGGAATGTTGTGATTAATGGGAGCTTTAATCAAGATGGGATTTTGAGTAATGGGTTGTTTTTGTTTAGTAAAGCTGTTGGGACAGGAATGTTTGAGCCTAATGTTGCTAATTTAGTGCTTGTTATACAAGAATGTAGGAATGTTTATGAAGGGTTGATTATACATTGTTATGTGATTAAGAGGGGTTTTTGTAGTGTTTCTTCAGTGCAGAACTCACTCTTGAGATTTTATGTGGTGGATCATGGAGTTAAGGTTGCGCGACTGTTGTTCGATGAAATGAGTGATAGAGATGTTGTTTCTTGGAGTGTGATGATTGGAGGGTATGCTCAAAATGGTGAAAGTCAGGTGGCTTTGGGATTGTTTCGAGAGATGGTTTGGGAGAGTCAGAATGATGTTGATGCACAGATAATGGTTAGTGTACTTCAGGCTTGCATTAGTTTAAGGAATTTTAGAGTTGGTAGTTTGTATCATGGATTTGTACTTTGTAAAGGCttgaattttgatttgtttgtagGGAATTCTTTAATTGACATGTACTCAAAGTATGGTGATCTGGACTCAGCTCTAGAAGTTTTTAGGGAGATGCCACAGAGGAACCTTGTATCCTGGAATTCTATGTTATCAGGCTTTGTACATAATAAGAAGTATGTTGAAGCTATTTCTCTGTTTTGTTCAATGTCAGAGGAGGATATTCAGGTTGATGAAGTGACTGTCGTAAATCTTTTACAAATCTGCAAGCATCTTCTAGATCCATACTATTGCCAGTCCATTCACTGTGCAGTAATACGGAGAGGCTATGAATTGAACAAGTTAGTGGCGAATTCATTAATTGATGTATACTCGAAGTGTAATCTTATTACCCATGCATGGTTATTGTTCAGTCTGGTGAAAGATCAGGATACGGTTACATGGAGCACAATGATTGCAGGGTTTACCCATTGTGGCTTGCCTGAGGAGGCCATTGCTGTGTTCAAGGAGATGAATTTTGTAAGAGCCACTCCAAATACCATTACTATGGTAAATCTGATGGAGGCTTGTTCAAGTTCTGGTGAACTCAACATATCCAAGTGGGCTCATGCCGTTGCAATAAGAAGATGCTTGGCATCAGAAGTGGTGGTCGGGACTGCGATTCTTGACATGTATGCTAAATGTGGGGCAATAGATACCTCAAGGAAGGTCTTTAACCAAATTTCTCAAAAGAATATTGTGACATGGAGTGCTATGATCGCAGCATATGGCATGAATGGTCTTGCACATAATTCCTTAACTTTGTTTCAAGAAATGAAGTCGCAGGGTTTAAAGCCTAATGAAGTAACAACACTCTCCATATTATCAGCATGCAGCCATGGGGGTCTGGTCGAGGAAGGTATCTCTTTGTTTAGAGAATTGGTTCAAGATCATGACATTGATTTGAGGTTAGAACATTATTCCTGCATGGTTGACTTGTTAGGTCGGTCTGGAAGGCTAGATAGGGCAGTAGATCTAATGGAGACAATGTCCGACACATTGGAACCTGGTGCCAGTGCATGGGGAGCAATGTTGAGTGCTTGTCGAAGGTATGGTAATAGTGAGCTTGGTATACAAGCTGTTTCTCAAGTACTTCAACTGGAACCATCAAATTCATCAGTGTATATCCTTGCATCTAACATGTTTGCTGCGAAGGGACTGTGGAATGATGCAGCAAGGATGAGATTGTTAGTGAAGGAAAAGGGAGTTAAGGTCGAGGCTGGTTATAGCTTAATACATGTTAAAAGTAAAGCAGAGAAATTTGTTGCAGGAGGTACGCGTCATCTATTGTCTCATAAGATATGCTATGTTGTTGAGCAGTTGCACGAGTTTATGCAATTAGACAATGTAGATGACAATATCTTTCTGTGTATGTAA